The DNA region TGACCGTTGCCGGTGCCAGCACCCGCTATCGCCGCCGGGTCCGGCTGTTCCACCGGATAGAGATGGTTACCCGCTGTATCGGCTGGGATGCACGTTTTATTTATATCGAGCAAAGCATGTGGAAGGATGGTGAGTGTACCAGTCACGTCTTGCTGCGGAGCGCGATCACCTCCAAGGCCGGAATCGTGCCACCCGAACAGGTCCTGCAAGCCCTTGGCCAATCGCCCCAAAGCCCCGCCCTGCCCGATTGGGTGCAGGGCTGGATCGACGCGGATGCCGACCGCCCTTGGCCACCGGTGCGCGCATAAACCTTGCGTCAAACGCCGGTTTCAGGCTTGATCACAAGCAATGCAGGAGACGGTAGATGACGCGCGCAA from Pseudorhodobacter turbinis includes:
- a CDS encoding acyl-CoA thioesterase, with amino-acid sequence MYPYLRMFKELWKFRNAPPLPILGTHISHHRCWPQDIDPWWELNNGRTLTLYDLGRLPLGQRTGLHKTLKANGWGMTVAGASTRYRRRVRLFHRIEMVTRCIGWDARFIYIEQSMWKDGECTSHVLLRSAITSKAGIVPPEQVLQALGQSPQSPALPDWVQGWIDADADRPWPPVRA